In a genomic window of Mycosarcoma maydis chromosome 5, whole genome shotgun sequence:
- a CDS encoding ATP-dependent 3'-5' DNA helicase (related to HRQ1 - putative RecQ helicase), protein MPKLIRKRQRILHKRTQSRQNGANAPASSRRSVESSTTPIDELDLREPSVEEQVDDKLEDVKGSLTLANVSETPDPGAPAAKANTGTAPIDPTELPSETRRKAASRNVVNAVEHARLRSLNQSSSRRQAATTIELVQDNVRQVKSEHEQVQHDPVLDSPTLACLSLTAPAVKQVPDIIEIVSEDDDDHDDDDFEIVSPPPKPSSISAHEYRSTASVSAVARVPPRSSPFRAATEMPALPVTPPPVQKRRTRARNPGSVAVASDATSSAASTRDALVGRQPSVALPEAASRSACAAPMLEKPILERNDPWPDHFLQLEQTFRAINTVYSFCSARKHMATTYDTIKSSVEGLTKRSLQIFDIAQIKSLCGELIHFAYIEHDMLHVHMDSRANAEDPASNTIKRRQKSSTQYRDELYEKAAEAIMSGDPYVADQPNSTVVVAAAATNNLPVDSAGFATSGGGFQDIADADVQGGTRHPLLPPTELQVQQLHTKGKQRARDEYVLLFEFNDGTLKGPKATARGRPGMRRGPNRTPTDPNAKPRSNPKLYSLPSTAAMMKLINKRNFKFEQAVLELLAACKAKDQDPVQLLIDAAHDHVPLNPETATRTETDTPQKKRIRLEFLMKNPEHRPSIASVIQEIKIAPWWKDQIVPGGHKVFEPRPAKIGQLNYLLSQAVVNALYATHGIEEFYSHQAEALNALHEKKNVIVSTSTSSGKSLIYQLPVLGAIEQDGEATAMFIFPTKALAQDQRRSLQDLIANCERVEGAIVATYDGDTDKELRKDIRERASVIFTNPDMLHQSILPSEDLWRRFLRNLRYVVVDELHIYNGLFGAHVSFIMRRLRRICSALGNRTVQFVSCSATVANPKQHMQTLFGVEHVHVVTQDGSPAGRKEWLVWNPPYIDESDPAQGRVSSYAEVSKVFRHLIQRGVRTIIFTKVRRTCEIVMRQIRNDLLLEDRPDVANKVMSYRSGYSAQDRRKIEQDMFKGQLLGIVATSALELGIDIGSLDAVIMLGFPYSISSLRQQAGRAGRRQKDSLSVLIGDPWPMDQHYMHFPDEIFLQPDAALSVDLANDFILESHLQCAAEEMPITLEDDEQYFGPHLATLCKTRLETDASGFFYCRQELRPNPARDVAIRGARQDSYCYIDDTPGRAGGAEVMEEVEIERAIFEAYEGAVFMHQGLSYICREISHETRIARMVQADVNYHTRPRDHTDTDAVETYRIRRLRESVDLAYYGKVTIASYVWGYFKVDRRANILDAVEVDCPPFIRHTRGLWIDVPTWLVDAMTDKRINAAAAIHAAEHALLSLTPMFVVSVAGDVRTECKIAEKEYAAKPSSRKRPARLIFYDMPGQNGGVCAKAFEHLDALIRIAISVIEACPCTDGCPSCVTSQTCAHANLVTSKVGALGVLRGIVGREPFDPDLQDQNEPGIAPSQLAERESVQATIAEAVPVRVAKELGAAVEVEDVEEVLPPSLQALTQRAMQAAGMRGQVFQSATGSNGTCPGGGFLPGKSMLFQE, encoded by the coding sequence ATGCCAAAATTGATCCGAAAGCGTCAGCGTATCCTGCACAAGCGCACTCAGTCTCGACAGAATGGTGCCAACGCACCCGCGTCCAGTCGACGTAGCGTTGAATCAAGTACAACGCCCATCGATGAGCTGGATCTGCGCGAGCCTTCGGTCGAGGAACAAGTCGATGACAAGCTAGAGGATGTGAAAGGCTCTCTCACCCTGGCTAACGTGTCCGAAACTCCGGATCCGggagcaccagcagcgaaGGCCAACACAGGCACAGCGCCTATCGATCCGACCGAACTCCCCTCAGAGACCAGGAGGAAGGCTGCCAGCCGCAACGTTGTCAATGCAGTCGAACACGCACGTCTACGCAGCCTGAACCAGTCATCTTCACGTAGACAGGCTGCTACAACTATAGAGCTTGTGCAAGACAATGTGCGCCAAGTCAAGAGCGAGCACGAACAAGTCCAGCATGATCCGGTGCTCGACTCACCCACACTTGCTTGTCTCTCGCTTACTGCTCCTGCCGTCAAGCAAGTGCCAGACATCATCGAGATCGTGTcggaagacgacgatgaccacgatgatgatgacttTGAGATCGTTTCACCGCCGCCTAAACCATCATCAATATCGGCACATGAGTATCGCAGCACAGCCTCAGTTTCGGCTGTGGCGAGAGTGCCTCCACGCTCTTCGCCTTTCAGAGCAGCCACCGAAATGCCTGCATTGCCTGTGACGCCCCCGCCCGTGCAAAAGCGCAGAACGAGAGCCCGCAACCCTGGTTCGGTCGCTGTAGCTAGTGATGCAACTTCTTCTGCAGCATCCACCCGCGACGCTCTGGTCGGCAGGCAGCCCTCGGTAGCCTTGCCAGAAGCAGCATCCAGATCCGCTTGCGCAGCGCCGATGCTTGAGAAGCCCATTCTCGAACGAAACGATCCATGGCCAGACCATTtcttgcagctcgaacaAACATTTCGTGCTATAAACACAGTGTATTCCTTCTGCTCGGCACGCAAACACATGGCTACCACCTACGACACGATAAAAAGCAGTGTCGAAGGCCTCACAAAGCGGTCGCTGCAGATCTTCGATATTGCCCAGATCAAGAGTCTGTGCGGCGAACTGATTCACTTTGCCTACATCGAGCACGACATGCTTCATGTGCACATGGACAGCAGAGCCAATGCTGAAGATCCCGCCAGCAACACGATCAAGCGACGTCAAAAATCGAGCACTCAATATAGAGACGAGCTGTACGAGAAGGCTGCCGAGGCCATCATGTCCGGCGATCCTTATGTCGCCGATCAACCCAACTCGACGGTGGTCGtagctgcagctgccacaAACAACCTACCCGTCGATTCTGCTGGATTCGCCACCAGCGGCGGTGGATTCCAAGATATAGCCGATGCGGATGTTCAAGGTGGCACCCGCCACCCACTGCTACCTCCCACCGAGCTCCAAGTGCAACAGCTTCATACCAAGGGAAAGCAGCGCGCAAGAGACGAATACGTGCTGCTCTTTGAATTCAACGATGGCACTTTGAAAGGCCCCAAGGCTACAGCTCGTGGCCGTCCTGGCATGCGTCGAGGTCCGAATCGAACGCCAACGGATCCGAACGCTAAACCCAGATCCAATCCAAAGCTTTACTCGCTGCCTTCAACAGCGGCCATGATGAAGCTCATCAACAAGCGCAACTTCAAGTTCGAGCAAGCGGTCTTGGAGCTGCTCGCGGCTTGCAAGGCCAAGGACCAAGATCcagtgcagctgctcatcgaTGCAGCTCACGACCATGTGCCGCTCAATCCCGAGACGGCTACGAGAACAGAGACTGACACGCCGCAAAAGAAGCGCATCCGTCTTGAGTTCCTCATGAAGAATCCTGAGCATCGTCCCAGCATCGCTTCTGTGATCCAAGAGATCAAGATTGCTCCGTGGTGGAAGGATCAAATAGTGCCCGGTGGTCACAAGGTGTTTGAACCACGTCCGGCCAAGATTGGACAACTCAACTACCTGCTCTCGCAAGCGGTTGTCAATGCTCTCTATGCCACACACGGCATCGAGGAGTTCTACTCGCATCAAGCAGAGGCGCTCAATGCGCTCCACGAGAAAAAGAATGTTATCGTTTCAACGTCGACATCTTCGGGCAAATCGCTCATCTACCAGCTACCTGTGCTGggtgccatcgagcagGACGGCGAGGCTACTGCCATGTTTATCTTTCCCACAAAAGCATTGGCACAAGATCAGCGACGTTCGCTCCAAGATCTGATTGCCAACTGCGAACGTGTCGAGGGAGCCATTGTTGCTACGTACGATGGTGACACGGACAAGGAGCTGCGCAAAGACATTCGCGAGCGAGCTAGTGTCATCTTCACCAATCCAGACATGCTTCATCAGTCGATACTGCCAAGCGAGGATCTTTGGCGACGTTTCCTGCGCAACCTGCGCTACGTcgttgtcgacgagcttcaCATCTACAACGGTCTGTTTGGAGCGCACGTCAGTTTCATCATGCGTCGACTGCGTCGCATCTGCAGTGCGCTGGGCAACCGCACTGTCCAGTTTGTAAGCTGTAGTGCCACGGTCGCCAATCCGAAACAGCACATGCAGACGCTGTttggcgtcgagcatgtcCACGTCGTCACGCAAGATGGGTCGCCAGCGGGCCGAAAGGAGTGGTTGGTTTGGAATCCGCCGTACATTGATGAATCAGATCCTGCTCAAGGCCGCGTTAGCTCGTATGCTGAGGTGAGCAAGGTCTTTCGCCATCTCATCCAGCGCGGTGTTCGAACGATTATTTTCACCAAAGTGCGAAGGACGTGCGAGATCGTGATGCGTCAAATTCGCAACGATCTTTTGCTTGAAGATCGCCCGGACGTAGCCAACAAGGTCATGTCGTACCGTTCGGGATATTCTGCACAAGACAGGCGCAAGATTGAACAAGACATGTTCAAAGGTCAACTTCTTGGCATCGTGGCAACCTCGGCGCTTGAGCTGGGAATCGATATTGGTAGTCTGGATGCCGTCATCATGCTAGGTTTTCCGTATTCGATCTCGAGTCTCCGTCAGCAAGCGGGAAGAGCGGGTCGTCGACAGAAGGACTCGCTGTCGGTGCTGATCGGAGATCCATGGCCTATGGATCAGCATTACATGCATTTCCCCGACGAGATTTTCCTGCAGCCAGATGCCGCGCTATCGGTGGACCTGGCCAACGACTTTATCCTCGAATCGCACCTACAATGTGCGGCCGAAGAGATGCCCATTACgctcgaggatgacgagcagTACTTTGGACCTCATCTCGCCACCTTATGTAAGACGCGACTGGAAACCGATGCAAGTGGATTCTTCTACTGCCGCCAAGAGTTACGTCCGAACCCGGCGCGCGATGTGGCCATCCGGGGCGCACGTCAGGACAGCTACTGTTACATTGACGATACGCCTGGACGTGCGGGCGGGGCCGAGGTGATGGAGGAAGTCGAGATCGAACGTGCGATCTTTGAAGCTTACGAGGGTGCCGTGTTCATGCATCAAGGCTTGTCCTACATTTGTCGCGAGATCAGCCACGAGACACGCATCGCGCGCATGGTGCAGGCGGATGTCAACTACCACACGCGTCCGCGCGACCACACGGATACGGACGCGGTGGAGACGTACCGCATCCGTCGTcttcgtgaatctgtggATCTGGCCTACTACGGCAAAGTTACGATTGCGAGTTACGTGTGGGGCTACTTCAAAGTGGATCGACGTGCCAACATCTTggatgctgtcgaggtGGATTGTCCTCCGTTTATCCGGCACACGCGCGGGCTATGGATTGATGTGCCCACATGGCTGGTCGACGCCATGACGGACAAGCGCATCAATGCGGCAGCTGCGATCCACGCGGCAGAGCATGCGTTGCTGTCGCTGACACCCATGTTTGTCGTTTCCGTCGCAGGCGATGTTCGCACCGAGTGCAAGATCGCTGAGAAGGAATATGCCGCCAAACCGAGCTCTCGAAAGCGTCCTGCGCGACTGATTTTTTACGACATGCCAGGTCAAAACGGCGGCGTGTGTGCCAAGGCATttgagcatctcgatgcgctcatcCGGATCGCAATCAGCGTGATCGAGGCTTGTCCTTGTACAGATGGCTGTCCGTCGTGTGTGACAAGTCAGACATGTGCACATGCCAACTTGGTCACGTCCAAGGTGGGTGCGCTCGGTGTTTTGCGAGGAATCGTGGGGAGGGAACCGTTTGATCCAGATTTGCAAGATCAGAACGAACCAGGTATTGCGCCTAGTCAGCTGGCCGAGAGGGAATCCGTGCAAGCCACTATCGCCGAGGCTGTGCCCGTCCGCGTGGCGAAAGAGTTGGGGGCGGCGGTTGAGGTGGAAGACGTCGAAGAGGTGTTACCGCCCAGCTTGCAGGCGCTAACGCAGAGAGCAATGCAGGCGGCAGGAATGAGAGGCCAAGTATTTCAAAGTGCAACTGGTTCCAATGGTACGTGTCCAGGCGGCGGCTTTCTACCTGGCAAAAGCATGCTCTTTCAAGAATGA
- a CDS encoding uncharacterized protein (related to serine/threonine-protein kinase): MPVLEQFKNFIRHGKATREVPEGIDPSAGPSIQVHPAESSSSRNQSMAASAPTGFVPQDKALPGPASTSQTHAAAAPTEAFSTATSTTTSKHQTLSNQDQQARDMRQPINGNHLAVPTAGSSKGVAANEQYQREAERIVAEEREASEKMPYYEGLSERFQLVKKMGDGAFSNVYKARDRQTGQKVAIKVVRKYELNSNQDRLDPNFRKKNRVTERANILKEVQIMRNLKHEGIVDLLSFSESRDFYFLVLELMEGGELFHQIVKLTYFSEALARHVILQVAHAIRYLHEERGVVHRDIKPENLLFESIKIIPSKQPVQRPYDEEKEDEGEFMPGIGGGGIGRVKIADFGLSKVVWEESTMTPCGTVGYTAPEIVKDERYSKSVDMWALGCVLYTLLCGFPPFYDESISVLTEKVAKGYYTFLSPWWDDISASAKDLITHLLCVDPRQRYTIDEFLQHPWCNVKDPIPDLNSADIALAKASEMPLDSPLLAAMKTGNAARNAMMSPGINRLKEAFDVTYAVHRMEEEGARKRAGNNNPLGELNEEDESDEADEARRKYGDAAGQAVENQRGARIQDNAAATTRTQPSTQQRHHQQQQTQQYQGRGGADRRLAEAALYDGRAGPRDRGQNSNRKRGFELNMGNATLLGRRNKAGGAGTPRLDHLGNPIVDGAHAAGVVPGSPMRVD; encoded by the exons ATGCCCGTTTTAGAGCAATTCAAGAACTTTATCAGACACGGGAAGGCGACACGGGAAGTGCCAGAAGGC ATCGACCCTTCCGCGGGCCCGTCGATCCAAGTTCATCCAGCCGAatcttcctcctccagAAACCAGTCCATGGCAGCGTCTGCTCCCACCGGTTTCGTTCCTCAAGACAAAGCCTTGCCAGGACCAGCATCCACTTCGCAAACTcacgctgccgctgccCCTACTGAAGCATTCTCGACAGCAACCTCGACAACAACATCAAAGCACCAGACTCTGTCAAATCAAGACCAGCAGGCTCGTGACATGAGACAACCCATTAACGGCAACCATCTCGCCGTCCCTACTGCAGGCTCCTCCAAGGGCGTTGCCGCCAACGAGCAATACCAGCGCGAGGCCGAGCGCATCGTAGCTGAAGAGCGCGAGGCTTCCGAAAAGATGCCCTACTACGAAGGCCTCAGCGAACGATTCCAGCTTGTTAAAAAAATGGGAGATGGTGCCTTTTCCAACGTATACAAGGCGAGAGATCGTCAAACCGGCCAAAAGGTCGCCATCAAGGTCGTTCGCAAGTACGAACTGAACAGCAACCAG GATCGACTTGATCCCAACTTCAGAAAGAAGAACCGCGTCACAGAG CGCGCCAACATTCTCAAGGAAGTACAGATCATGCGAAAtctcaagcacgaaggtATCGTCGACCTACTCTCATTTTCGGAATCGCGCGACTTCTACTTTTTGGTGCTTGAGCTCATGGAGGGTGGCGAGCTGTTCCACCAGATTGTCAAGCTCACCTACTTCAGTGAAGCTCTGGCACGACACGTCATCTTGCAAGTGGCCCATGCTATCCGATACTTGCATGAGGAGCGCGGTGTTGTACATCGAGACATTAAGCCAGAGAATCTGCTGTTTGAGTCGATCAAGATAATCCCGTCCAAGCAGCCAGTTCAACGCCCCTACGACGAGGAGAAAGAAGACGAGGGCGAGTTCATGCCCGGCATTGGCGGTGGTGGGATCGGTCGCGTCAAGATCGCCGACTTTGGTCTGAGCAAGGTGGTATGGGAGGAGAGTACCATGACACCGTGCGGTACCGTCGGATACACAGCTCCCGAGATTGTCAAGGACGAGCGATACTCGAAATCGGTCGACATGTGGGCGCTCGGCTGCGTTCTATACACATTGCTGTGTGGCTTTCCGCCCTTTTACGACGAGTCGATCTCGGTGCTGACCGAAAAAGTGGCCAAGGGTTACTACACGTTCTTGAGTCCATGGTGGGATGACATCAGCGCATCTGCCAAGGACTTGATCACCCACTTGCTCTGTGTCGATCCACGACAGCGATATACGATTGACGAGTTCTTGCAACACCCATGGTGCAACGTCAAGGACCCCATCCCGGATCTCAATTCTGCCGACATTGCGCTGGCCAAGGCTTCCGAAATgccgctcgactcgccgTTGTTGGCTGCGATGAAGACAGGCAATGCAGCTCGCAACGCCATGATGTCACCTGGTATCAACCGACTCAAGGAGGCCTTTGACGTGACGTATGCGGTGCACCGTatggaagaagaaggcgcaCGCAAGCGTGCTGGCAACAACAACCcgcttggcgagctgaacgaagaggacgagagcgacgaggcggacgaGGCCCGACGAAAGTATGGTGACGCAGCGGGTCAGGCTGTGGAGAACCAGCGTGGTGCGCGCATTCAAGACAATGCGGCGGCTACGACACGCACGCAGCCATCgacgcagcaacgacatcaccaacagcagcagacgcagcagTATCAAGGCCGCGGCGGTGCGGATCGACGTCTCGCCGAGGCAGCGCTGTACGACGGACGTGCAGGGCCTCGCGACCGAGGCCAGAATTCGAATCGCAAGCGCGGGTTCGAGCTCAACATGGGCAATGCTACGCTGCTTGGTCGCAGGAACAAGGCGGGTGGTGCAGGCACTCCACGCCTCGACCACCTGGGCAACCCTATCGTAGATGGTGCCCACGCAGCAGGTGTGGTCCCTGGCAGTCCCATGCGGGTCGATTGA
- a CDS encoding uncharacterized protein (related to gamma-glutamyltransferase) produces the protein MQLRNDLSTWAAILGALVLTAGSQTSASPIHGIVDRESRNNGKQPSFYGAASQGNSAEYSVEGKHGAVSSEVDVCSNIGAQLLQQGGSAVDSIIGTALCVGSIASYHSGLGGGGHAVLRSPITNDDRTNRKRSNPNDARSKTSTYVHIDFREVFPAAATEDMYTNNPVKNASLYGGLAVGVPGEPKAWWDLHQKYGKLEWSKVFEPAITLNRRGFKVTAELAKALNTTQYPFLCKDKRWSRFYCVNGKVAQLGDTIKKERFAKTLELIASKGVDPYYYGEIADDIVDTIANNKVLKGILTKHDLANYKVEYRNPRNVTLRDGKYRLFGTVAPSSGSVVLSTLQTVDQFRVDGEEDLSNVNVSTHRLIEANKFSYGQRTNYGDPGFVKNVSRLEGEYLELPFSKENKNQISDTRTFSASHYIPDHKNAEVKSDHGTSAITVVDADGMAISLTTTINTFWGSQLMTEHGFPLNNELDDASSPGQTNFFGYLATPANYIEPGKRPLSSISAVIAEEVRTGELKLSLSSAGGSRIITAVTQVAYNVLFKGQDAQAALAEPRWHDQLSPNQTTLESAAAAIRGFVGFNNQTAAFLASVGHNVSWTPIGSSTAQAVERFPDGVLLAATEVRQLAAKGAAF, from the coding sequence ATGCAGCTACGAAACGATCTCTCCACTTGGGCTGCCATTTTGGGGGCCCTTGTGCTTACAGCAGGAAGCCAAACGTCGGCTTCACCCATCCATGGCATTGTCGATCGCGAGTCGCGCAACAATGGTAAGCAGCCGTCATTCTATGGTGCGGCTTCACAGGGCAACTCGGCTGAGTACAGTGTCGAGGGGAAACATGGCGCTGTTTCATCAGAGGTGGATGTTTGCTCCAACATTGGTGCGCAGCTCCTGCAACAGGGAGGCTCTGCGGTGGATTCGATTATTGGCACCGCGCTCTGTGTTggctcgatcgcctcgtaCCACAGTGGACTGGGTGGGGGAGGTCATGCAGTTCTGCGCTCTCCCATCACAAATGATGACCGCACCAATCGCAAGCGAAGCAACCCCAATGATGCTCGCAGCAAGACATCGACTTATGTCCATATAGACTTCCGCGAGGTGTTCcctgccgctgccaccgaGGATATGTACACCAACAATCCGGTCAAGAATGCATCGCTGTATGGAGGTTTGGCGGTGGGTGTGCCCGGCGAGCCAAAGGCCTGGTGGGATCTTCATCAAAAGTATGGCAAACTCGAATGGTCAAAGGTGTTTGAGCCGGCTATCACGCTGAATCGACGAGGCTTCAAGGTCaccgccgagcttgccaaggcATTGAACACAACTCAGTATCCCTTCCTTTGCAAGGATAAGCGCTGGAGCAGATTCTACTGTGTGAATGGCAAGGTGGCTCAGCTGGGCGATACCATCAAGAAAGAGCGATTTGCAAAGACGCTGGAATTGATTGCCAGCAAGGGTGTCGATCCGTACTACTACGGCGAGATCGCTGATGACATTGTCGACACCATTGCTAACAACAAGGTTCTCAAAGGCATCCTGACCAAGCACGACCTCGCCAACTATAAAGTCGAATACCGAAACCCTCGAAACGTTACGTTACGGGATGGCAAGTATCGACTGTTTGGCACAGTGGCGCCTTCCTCTGGAAGCGTTGTTCTTTCGACATTGCAGACGGTTGATCAATTCCGTGTTGATGGAGAGGAGGATCTGAGCAACGTCAACGTCTCGACGCACCGACTCATCGAGGCCAACAAGTTCTCTTATGGCCAGCGCACCAACTATGGAGATCCTGGCTTTGTCAAGAACGTTTCTCGTCTAGAGGGCGAGTACCTAGAGCTGCCATTCAGCAAAGAGAACAAGAACCAAATTAGCGATACTCGAACCTTTAGCGCATCTCACTACATTCCGGACCATAAGAATGCCGAAGTCAAGTCGGACCACGGCACGTCGGCCATCACggtggtggatgcggaCGGGATGGCCATCtcgttgacgacgacgatcaacACGTTCTGGGGAAGTCAGCTGATGACGGAGCACGGATTTCCTCTGAACAACGAACTGGACGATGCCTCGAGCCCTGGCCAGACGAATTTCTTCGGATACCTTGCGACTCCAGCTAACTACATTGAGCCTGGCAAGCGACCtttgtcgtcgatctcggcagTGATTGCGGAAGAGGTTCGCACTGGTGAGCTCAAACTCAGCCTGAGTTCGGCTGGAGGCTCAAGGATCATCACTGCTGTCACACAAGTGGCGTACAATGTGCTCTTCAAAGGACAAGATGCGCAGGCAGCGTTGGCTGAGCCGAGGTGGCACGACCAGCTGAGCCCTAACCAGACTACGCTCGAGAGTGCGGCGGCAGCCATCCGAGGTTTTGTGGGCTTCAACAACCAGACAGCCGCCTTCCTGGCGAGTGTGGGTCACAATGTCAGCTGGACGCCTATTGGCAGCTCCACCGCGCAGGCGGTTGAGAGGTTCCCAGACGGCGTGCTGTTGGCGGCTACCGAGGTGCGACAGCTGGCTGCCAAAGGCGCCGCCTTTTGA
- a CDS encoding uncharacterized protein (related to ERG6 - Delta(24)-sterol C-methyltransferase), with the protein MSSDTYHRSENAEAYRKNASFVFSSEYTAPVLRLLDAQPADKILDLGCGSGELTMAIARILGANGCVTGQDISDDMIRQAKLDYEKQAKLLPDLAKARFVVQDSHDTPNMYDAESFDKVFSNAALHWMKRSPATVLSNVYAVLRPGGRFAAEMGGFMNCLGVRSHLHLALKRRNVDPDRLDPWFFPTPAEYTKLLQAAGFTVESCQLVPRLTPLPKHSGLNGWLKTFAGPFLNAISLQQERDEIVSEVQDALRPDAYDAETEVWSVMYVRLRVLAHKPEQAKGV; encoded by the coding sequence ATGTCGTCAGATACCTACCACCGATCCGAGAACGCCGAGGCGTATCGAAAGAATGCGTCGTTCGTGTTTTCATCTGAATACACCGCGCCCGTTCTTAGGCTGTTGGATGCACAACCCGCGGACAAGATTCTGGATCTGGGATgtggcagcggcgagcTGACCATGGCAATAGCGCGCATCTTGGGCGCCAACGGCTGCGTGACCGGTCAAGATATCAGTGACGATATGATTCGTCAAGCGAAGCTCGACTACGAAAAGCAGGCCAAGTTGCTGCCGGACCTTGCCAAGGCTCGATTCGTTGTGCAGGATAGCCATGACACGCCCAACATGTACGATGCCGAATCATTCGACAAGGTCTTCAGCAACGCTGCGCTACACTGGATGAAACGCTCACCAGCAACAGTGCTGTCAAATGTCTATGCTGTCCTTCGACCGGGTGGCCGATTCGCTGCAGAGATGGGCGGTTTCATGAACTGCCTCGGTGTGCGTTCGCACCTCCATCTCGCGCTAAAACGACGCAACGTCGATCCCGACCGCTTGGATCCATGGTTCTTCCCCACGCCGGCCGAATACACCAAGCTACTTCAAGCCGCCGGCTTCACAGTCGAGTCGTGCCAACTAGTACCAAGGCTCACTCCACTTCCCAAGCATTCTGGACTCAACGGTTGGCTCAAGACATTCGCTGGACCTTTTCTAAACGCAATCTCACTCCAACAAGAGAGAGACGAGATCGTCAGTGAGGTGCAAGACGCGCTCAGACCCGATGCTTACGATGCCGAGACAGAGGTTTGGAGCGTTATGTATGTTAGGCTCAGGGTGCTCGCTCACAAGCCGGAGCAAGCGAAAGGCGTCTGA
- a CDS encoding putative G10 protein, protein MPRLRTSRSTPPPEGFDEIQDMLDEYDRKMRHAETQDTQAKRKVETLWPIIQINHTRSRYIYDLYYKREAISRELYDWLLKYQYADANLIAKWKRTGYEKLCCVRCIQSRDMNYQGSTCICRVPSAQLRPGTVVECVHCGCRGCSSSD, encoded by the exons ATGCCGCGCTTACGGACGTCGCGATCCACACCGCCACCGGAAGGCTTTGACGAGATCCAagacatgctcgacgaaTACGACCGCAAGATGCGCCATGCCGAAACACAAGACACACAAGCCAAGCGGAAAGTCGAGACACTGTGGCCCATCATCCAAATCAACCACACGCGATCTCGCTACATCTACGACCTCTACTACAAACGCGAGGCAATCTCCAGAGAGTTGTACGACTGGTTGTTAAAGTACCAGTATGCCGATGCAAA CTTGATAGCAAAATGGAAACGGACAGGCTACGAAAAGTTGTGTTGCGTCCGCTGCATCCAGTCAAGA GACATGAACTACCAAGGATCAACGTGCATCTGTCGCGTACCAAGCGCACAACTCCGACCGGGGACCGTGGTCGAATGCGTACATTGCGGCTGTCGTGGGTGCAGTTCATCCGACTGA